A single region of the Rhodococcus sp. W8901 genome encodes:
- a CDS encoding carbohydrate ABC transporter permease, protein MARTYLGVAIILIWGLAPFYWMVVTAFRQVDHTFDTTPWPTYLTLDNFRAALSTDKGNDFLGAIVNSLIIGVVTTAVGLLLGVFASYALARIEFRGKYIVTGIILGASMFPTVALMTPLFQLFGDFGWIGQYQALIIPNISFVLPLTIYTLTSFLSDLPWELEEAARIDGASRFQAFRLVILPLAAPALFTTAILAFIATWNEFMLASLLSTEKTEPVTVAIARFAGANSWEQPYAAIMAAGTIVTIPLVIMVLVFQRRIVSGLTAGGVKS, encoded by the coding sequence ATGGCACGCACCTACCTCGGTGTCGCGATCATCCTGATCTGGGGTCTGGCGCCGTTCTACTGGATGGTCGTCACCGCGTTCCGGCAGGTCGACCACACCTTCGACACGACGCCGTGGCCCACGTACCTGACCCTCGACAACTTCCGCGCCGCGCTGTCCACGGACAAGGGCAACGACTTCCTCGGCGCGATCGTCAACAGCCTGATCATCGGCGTGGTCACGACGGCCGTCGGCCTGCTGCTCGGCGTGTTCGCGTCGTACGCACTGGCGCGGATCGAGTTCCGCGGCAAGTACATCGTCACCGGCATCATCCTGGGCGCGTCGATGTTCCCGACGGTCGCGCTGATGACGCCGCTGTTCCAGTTGTTCGGTGACTTCGGCTGGATCGGCCAGTACCAGGCGCTGATCATCCCGAACATCTCGTTCGTGCTGCCGCTGACGATCTACACGCTCACGTCGTTCCTGTCGGATCTGCCGTGGGAACTCGAGGAGGCCGCCCGCATCGACGGTGCGAGCCGGTTCCAGGCGTTCCGGCTGGTGATCCTGCCGCTGGCCGCGCCGGCGCTGTTCACGACCGCGATCCTCGCGTTCATCGCGACGTGGAACGAGTTCATGCTCGCGAGCCTGCTGTCGACGGAGAAGACCGAGCCTGTCACGGTCGCGATCGCGCGCTTCGCGGGCGCCAACTCGTGGGAGCAGCCGTACGCGGCGATCATGGCGGCCGGCACGATCGTGACGATCCCGCTGGTGATCATGGTGCTGGTGTTCCAGCGCCGCATCGTCTCCGGTCTCACCGCGGGCGGCGTGAAGAGCTGA
- a CDS encoding carbohydrate ABC transporter permease gives MADSAGLRRADEARAVVGIDDPDHGGRASGHGPGTPRTGHDDEPPVVAPRKKRDFRPIWLIAPTMVILAVVIVYPVIRAVYLSFQANKGIDPDTGRFTEGGFAGFKHYLQWLVQDCGGGAGTCPPGTLAHDFWSAAGVTIFFAVVTVTIEVLLGLWMATVMGKTFWGRSLLRASVLIPWAIPTAVTAKLWFFIFAENGIANKLLGTSIAWTTDPWASRFAVIIADVWKTTPFMALLILAGLQMIPQDVYEAAKVDGASAWQRFTKITLPLVKPALMVAVLFRTLDVLRMYDLPAILSGTSGATPNTTLSILVMADIRQGNFQSASALSTLIFLLIFAVAFVMVKFLGANAVRTQDEQRKGADR, from the coding sequence ATGGCTGACTCTGCTGGGCTGAGGCGAGCAGACGAGGCCCGCGCCGTGGTCGGGATCGACGATCCCGACCACGGCGGTCGCGCTTCCGGGCATGGGCCCGGGACGCCGCGCACGGGTCACGATGACGAACCACCGGTGGTAGCTCCACGTAAGAAACGCGATTTTCGGCCGATCTGGCTGATCGCGCCGACCATGGTGATCCTGGCCGTCGTCATCGTGTATCCGGTGATCCGCGCGGTCTACCTGTCCTTTCAGGCGAACAAGGGAATCGACCCGGACACCGGGCGGTTCACCGAGGGCGGGTTCGCCGGCTTCAAGCACTACCTGCAGTGGCTGGTGCAGGACTGCGGTGGCGGCGCCGGCACGTGCCCGCCCGGCACCCTGGCGCACGACTTCTGGTCCGCCGCCGGTGTCACGATCTTCTTCGCCGTCGTCACGGTCACGATCGAGGTGCTCCTCGGTCTGTGGATGGCGACGGTCATGGGCAAGACCTTCTGGGGTCGGTCCCTGCTCCGCGCGAGCGTGCTGATCCCGTGGGCCATTCCCACGGCGGTCACCGCGAAGCTGTGGTTCTTCATCTTCGCCGAGAACGGCATCGCCAATAAGTTGCTCGGCACCTCGATCGCGTGGACCACCGACCCGTGGGCGTCGCGGTTCGCGGTGATCATCGCCGACGTGTGGAAGACGACGCCGTTCATGGCGCTGCTCATCCTCGCGGGCCTGCAGATGATCCCGCAGGACGTGTACGAGGCGGCCAAGGTCGACGGCGCCAGCGCGTGGCAGCGGTTCACCAAGATCACGTTGCCGCTGGTCAAGCCCGCCCTCATGGTCGCGGTACTTTTCCGCACCCTCGACGTGCTGCGCATGTACGACCTGCCCGCGATCCTGTCCGGCACGTCCGGCGCGACGCCGAACACGACGCTGTCGATCCTGGTGATGGCCGACATCCGGCAAGGCAACTTCCAGAGTGCGTCGGCGTTGTCGACGCTGATATTCCTGCTGATCTTCGCCGTCGCGTTCGTGATGGTGAAGTTCCTCGGCGCCAACGCGGTGCGCACCCAGGACGAGCAGCGGAAGGGAGCTGATCGCTGA
- a CDS encoding ABC transporter substrate-binding protein — protein MRSFKTRTRVAVAASAVALLAIAGCSSDSDGGSASVDDAVKQNLDGRGAISFAMGKNDTDKLQPVIDKWNAANPDEKVSLKELPGEADDQRNKLEQSLQAGNADYDVMALDLVWTAGFAANGWLQPLEGNLAIDTAPLLPATVESATYRGTLYAAPQNTNAQLLYYRTDLTPTAPADWKALTDSCQVAKDKGVQDCMVTQLKQYEGLTVNTTQFINSWGGAVVGADGSTPEVDSPQSKAGMQAMVDAYQAGQIAKRSTGFTEEETNLAFVGGEAMYAYNWPYMWDNAEKDGSKVKGNVAVAPIVGPTGAGASTLGGYNNGINVFSKNKATARDFVAFVQNEENQMSFADASFPPVLKSVYDDPALIAKYPYLPALKSALENAKPRPVTPYYTAISKAIQDNASAALNGKVTVDQAATDMTAAIKNAAK, from the coding sequence ATGCGTTCTTTCAAGACGCGCACGCGGGTTGCCGTCGCGGCTTCGGCCGTCGCGCTGCTCGCGATCGCCGGCTGCTCGAGTGACAGCGACGGCGGCAGCGCCAGCGTCGACGACGCCGTCAAGCAGAACCTCGACGGCCGCGGTGCGATCTCGTTCGCGATGGGCAAGAACGACACCGACAAGCTGCAGCCGGTGATCGACAAGTGGAATGCGGCCAACCCGGACGAGAAGGTCTCCCTCAAGGAACTGCCCGGTGAGGCCGACGACCAGCGCAACAAGCTGGAGCAGTCGCTGCAGGCCGGCAACGCCGACTACGACGTGATGGCTCTCGACCTGGTCTGGACCGCCGGTTTCGCCGCGAACGGCTGGCTGCAGCCGCTCGAGGGCAACCTCGCGATCGACACCGCGCCGCTGCTGCCGGCGACGGTCGAGTCCGCGACCTACCGGGGCACGCTGTACGCCGCGCCGCAGAACACCAACGCGCAGCTGCTGTACTACCGCACCGACCTCACCCCCACGGCCCCCGCGGACTGGAAGGCGCTCACCGACAGCTGCCAGGTCGCCAAGGACAAGGGCGTCCAGGACTGCATGGTCACCCAGCTCAAGCAGTACGAGGGCCTGACCGTCAACACCACGCAGTTCATCAACTCGTGGGGCGGCGCGGTCGTCGGCGCCGACGGCAGCACCCCCGAGGTGGACTCGCCGCAGTCCAAGGCCGGCATGCAGGCCATGGTCGACGCCTACCAGGCCGGACAGATCGCGAAGCGCTCGACGGGCTTCACCGAGGAGGAGACCAACCTCGCGTTCGTCGGCGGCGAGGCGATGTACGCCTACAACTGGCCGTACATGTGGGACAACGCCGAGAAGGACGGTTCGAAGGTGAAGGGCAACGTCGCAGTTGCTCCGATCGTCGGACCGACCGGCGCCGGCGCGTCCACGCTGGGCGGCTACAACAACGGCATCAACGTCTTCTCCAAGAACAAGGCGACCGCGCGTGACTTCGTCGCGTTCGTCCAGAACGAGGAGAATCAGATGTCGTTCGCGGACGCGTCGTTCCCGCCGGTCCTGAAGTCGGTCTACGACGACCCGGCCCTGATCGCCAAGTACCCGTACCTGCCGGCGCTCAAGTCTGCGCTGGAGAACGCCAAGCCGCGTCCGGTCACGCCGTACTACACCGCCATCTCCAAGGCGATCCAGGACAACGCGAGTGCCGCCCTCAACGGCAAGGTGACGGTCGACCAGGCCGCGACCGACATGACCGCGGCGATCAAGAACGCGGCCAAGTAA
- a CDS encoding ABC transporter ATP-binding protein — MASVTFDKTTCLFPGATTPAVDKLDLHIEDGEFLVLVGPSGCGKSTSLRMLAGLEEVYDGRILIGDRDVTGQEPKERDIAMVFQNYALYPHMSVAENMGFALKLAKTPKDEIKRRVQDAAKMLDLEPYLERKPKALSGGQRQRVAMGRAIVRQPQVFLMDEPLSNLDAKLRVQTRTQIAQLQRRLGTTTVYVTHDQVEAMTMGDRVAVLKDGILQQCAPPRELYSRPVNQFVAGFMGSPSMNMLTLPLTDGGVQLGDAVIPVSRETIAEIPEGQVVLGIRPEHLEPVTESSAGGPGIPLDVDVVEELGADAFVYGRTGLGGPGEHNFVARTDWRNPPARGERVNLHVDPSEVHLFSVTDGRRLG, encoded by the coding sequence ATGGCTTCGGTGACATTCGACAAGACCACGTGCCTGTTCCCCGGCGCGACCACTCCCGCGGTCGACAAGCTCGACCTGCACATCGAGGACGGCGAGTTCCTCGTGCTGGTCGGCCCGTCGGGCTGCGGCAAGTCCACCTCGCTGCGCATGCTCGCGGGGCTCGAGGAGGTGTACGACGGGCGCATCCTCATCGGCGACCGCGACGTCACCGGCCAGGAGCCCAAGGAGCGGGACATCGCGATGGTGTTCCAGAACTACGCGCTCTACCCGCACATGTCCGTCGCCGAGAACATGGGCTTCGCGCTCAAGCTCGCGAAGACGCCCAAGGACGAGATCAAGCGCCGCGTGCAGGACGCCGCGAAGATGCTCGACCTCGAGCCGTACCTCGAACGCAAGCCCAAGGCGCTGTCCGGCGGCCAGCGGCAGCGCGTCGCGATGGGCCGTGCGATCGTCCGGCAGCCGCAGGTGTTCCTCATGGACGAGCCGTTGTCGAACCTGGACGCGAAGCTGCGCGTGCAGACCCGCACCCAGATCGCGCAGCTGCAGCGCCGGCTCGGCACCACCACCGTGTACGTCACGCACGACCAGGTGGAGGCCATGACGATGGGCGACCGGGTCGCGGTGCTCAAGGACGGCATCCTGCAGCAGTGCGCGCCGCCCCGTGAGCTCTACAGCCGTCCCGTCAACCAGTTCGTCGCCGGATTCATGGGCTCGCCGTCGATGAACATGCTGACGTTGCCGCTCACCGACGGTGGCGTGCAGTTGGGTGACGCGGTGATCCCGGTTTCCCGTGAAACCATCGCGGAGATCCCCGAGGGTCAGGTCGTGCTCGGTATCCGTCCCGAACATCTCGAGCCGGTGACGGAAAGCTCCGCCGGGGGCCCGGGCATCCCGCTCGACGTGGACGTCGTCGAGGAACTCGGCGCCGACGCCTTCGTCTACGGACGTACCGGACTGGGTGGTCCCGGCGAGCACAATTTTGTCGCCAGGACGGACTGGCGCAACCCTCCGGCCCGTGGTGAACGGGTGAACCTGCACGTCGACCCGTCCGAGGTGCATCTGTTCTCGGTCACCGACGGCCGCCGGCTCGGGTGA
- a CDS encoding nitroreductase family deazaflavin-dependent oxidoreductase → MRINERPTSPTGFKRRFLRMPIQLYRWHLGGLLGHRFLLLEHLGRRSGKTRQVVLDVVNHDEVGDGAPDGYVVAAGFGTKSDWYRNLTAHPRARVQVGRRTVDVEADFLGTEEGGDLMARYGTEHPKLGLRLCTTMGFDVDGSAADFREAGRHIHFVRLRPVRG, encoded by the coding sequence GTGCGGATCAACGAACGCCCGACGTCGCCCACCGGCTTCAAACGCCGATTCCTCCGGATGCCGATCCAGCTGTACCGGTGGCATCTCGGCGGGCTGCTCGGGCACCGGTTCCTCCTCCTCGAACATCTCGGCCGGCGCAGCGGCAAGACGCGGCAGGTGGTGCTCGATGTCGTCAACCACGACGAGGTCGGTGACGGCGCCCCCGACGGTTACGTCGTTGCGGCCGGGTTCGGGACGAAGTCCGACTGGTACCGGAACCTGACCGCACATCCACGCGCGCGGGTGCAGGTGGGGCGCCGGACGGTGGACGTCGAGGCCGACTTCCTCGGAACCGAGGAGGGCGGCGACCTCATGGCGCGGTACGGCACCGAGCACCCGAAACTCGGCCTCCGGCTGTGCACCACGATGGGTTTCGACGTCGACGGCAGCGCGGCCGACTTCCGGGAGGCGGGCCGGCACATCCACTTCGTGCGACTGCGACCGGTGCGCGGCTGA
- a CDS encoding LLM class F420-dependent oxidoreductase — MTRPVRIGLQLQPQHAPDYGKIRDAVLRAEDAGADVVFNWDHFFPLYGDQEGAHFECWTMLGAWAEQTERVEIGTLVSCAGYRNPDLLADMARTVDHISGGRLILGIGAGWFEKDYDAYGYEFGTPGSRIKLLGEYLPRITGRLGKLNPAPTRHIPILIGGSGEKKTLRLVAEYADIWHGFGDRDEFARKSAILGEHCGDVQRDPHEIEHSTWWPGTDLAAAYVDIGVTLFTANCSGPDYDLTSLREAIAWRDEHTPPQLSGLA, encoded by the coding sequence ATGACCCGACCTGTCCGGATCGGCCTGCAGCTGCAGCCGCAGCACGCCCCCGACTACGGCAAGATCCGCGACGCGGTCCTGCGCGCCGAGGACGCCGGGGCCGATGTCGTCTTCAACTGGGACCACTTCTTCCCGCTGTACGGCGATCAGGAAGGCGCGCACTTCGAGTGCTGGACCATGCTGGGCGCGTGGGCCGAGCAGACCGAGCGGGTGGAGATCGGCACGCTGGTGAGCTGCGCCGGCTACCGCAACCCGGATCTGCTGGCGGACATGGCCCGCACCGTCGACCACATCAGCGGCGGACGCCTGATCCTCGGGATCGGCGCCGGCTGGTTCGAGAAGGACTACGACGCGTACGGCTACGAGTTCGGCACCCCCGGATCCCGGATCAAGCTGCTGGGGGAGTACCTGCCCCGCATCACGGGACGTCTCGGCAAGCTCAATCCGGCTCCCACCCGGCACATTCCGATCCTGATCGGCGGTAGCGGCGAGAAGAAGACGCTGCGCCTGGTGGCCGAGTACGCCGACATCTGGCACGGGTTCGGCGATCGGGACGAGTTCGCCCGCAAGTCCGCGATCCTCGGCGAGCACTGCGGCGACGTCCAGCGGGACCCGCACGAGATCGAGCACTCCACGTGGTGGCCGGGCACGGATCTCGCGGCGGCCTACGTCGATATCGGCGTCACGCTGTTCACCGCCAACTGCAGCGGACCCGACTACGACCTGACCAGCCTGCGCGAGGCCATCGCGTGGCGCGACGAGCACACCCCACCGCAACTGTCCGGGCTCGCGTAG
- a CDS encoding ABC transporter substrate-binding protein/permease — MTAADRLGSRAVAVLLVVLLPVLVLAACSSDNSSTPSDLCSPPGPASATTLPANLDTAASAAAEDKYTTPNTLPLGSIDTSKLNLVKPGTLTVGTLSDAPPSICVNSHNVFTGFDNELLRSVAQKLGLEIQFVGTDFAGLLAQVAGHRFDVGSSSITTTDARRELVGFTNGYDFGYFSLVVPNGSAIKGFSDLNSSVRIGVVQGTVQDDYVVNTLHLDPVKFPDYNTAYANLKTGQIDAWVAPSQQAAGAIAPGDPASIVQNTFSLNNYVGWAVAKGNQPLLDALNSGLDAAIADGTWAQLYSDWVPRELPAGWKPGSKAAPPPVLPDFAALAAERGSESEPVAVQPKSTLQQLGDTFFNWELYKRAFPDLLRTGLPNTLILALSSGIAGTVLGMLLAVAGISRTRWLRWPARIYTDIFRGLPAVVIILLVGLGVGPVLKGLTGNNPYWLGAAALSLLAAAYIGEIFRSGIQSVEPGQMEAARALGFSYRRSMVLVVIPQGVRRVLPALMNQFISLIKDSSLIYFLGLLVTQRELFAVGRDLNAQTGNLSPLVAAGLFYLALTIPLTHLVNYIDRRLRTGRADTSGTLDDLDQAIVVERG; from the coding sequence ATGACCGCCGCCGACCGCCTCGGATCCCGAGCGGTGGCGGTGCTGCTGGTGGTACTGCTGCCCGTGCTGGTGCTGGCGGCGTGCTCGTCCGACAACTCGTCGACCCCGTCGGACCTGTGCTCGCCGCCCGGCCCCGCGAGCGCCACGACCCTGCCGGCCAACCTGGACACCGCTGCCTCCGCGGCCGCGGAGGACAAGTACACGACCCCGAACACGCTGCCGCTCGGCAGCATCGACACGTCGAAGTTGAACCTGGTCAAACCCGGCACCCTCACCGTCGGCACCCTGTCGGACGCCCCGCCGAGCATCTGCGTCAACTCCCACAACGTCTTCACCGGCTTCGACAACGAGCTGTTGCGGTCGGTGGCCCAGAAGCTGGGGCTCGAGATCCAGTTCGTCGGCACCGACTTCGCCGGGCTGTTGGCGCAGGTCGCGGGTCACCGGTTCGACGTCGGGTCGTCGTCGATCACCACCACCGATGCCCGCCGCGAACTCGTCGGGTTCACCAACGGCTACGACTTCGGCTACTTCTCCCTGGTGGTGCCGAACGGGAGTGCGATCAAGGGCTTCTCGGACCTGAACTCCTCGGTGCGCATCGGGGTGGTGCAGGGCACCGTGCAGGACGACTATGTCGTCAACACCCTGCACCTCGATCCGGTGAAGTTCCCCGACTACAACACCGCGTACGCGAATCTCAAGACCGGCCAGATCGATGCGTGGGTGGCGCCGTCGCAGCAGGCGGCGGGCGCGATCGCGCCCGGGGATCCGGCGTCGATCGTGCAGAACACCTTCAGCCTCAACAACTATGTGGGCTGGGCGGTCGCGAAGGGCAACCAGCCGCTGCTCGACGCCCTGAACTCGGGGCTCGACGCGGCGATCGCGGACGGAACATGGGCGCAGCTGTACTCGGACTGGGTGCCGCGCGAACTGCCCGCAGGGTGGAAGCCGGGCAGCAAGGCCGCCCCGCCACCCGTGCTGCCGGACTTCGCGGCGCTCGCGGCGGAGAGGGGAAGCGAGTCCGAACCGGTCGCGGTGCAACCGAAATCGACGCTGCAGCAGCTCGGCGACACGTTCTTCAACTGGGAGCTGTACAAGCGCGCCTTTCCAGACCTGCTCCGCACCGGCCTCCCGAACACCCTGATCCTGGCGCTGTCGTCGGGCATCGCCGGCACGGTGCTCGGCATGCTGCTCGCGGTCGCCGGGATATCCCGGACCCGCTGGCTGCGCTGGCCCGCCCGGATCTACACCGACATCTTCCGCGGCCTGCCCGCGGTCGTCATCATCCTGCTCGTCGGCCTCGGCGTCGGACCGGTGCTCAAGGGGCTCACCGGGAACAACCCGTACTGGCTGGGCGCGGCGGCGCTGTCACTGCTGGCCGCCGCGTACATCGGCGAGATCTTCCGGTCCGGGATCCAGAGCGTCGAGCCCGGACAGATGGAAGCCGCTCGGGCCCTCGGCTTCTCGTATCGACGGTCGATGGTGCTCGTGGTGATCCCGCAGGGCGTGCGACGGGTGCTGCCGGCGTTGATGAACCAGTTCATCTCGTTGATCAAGGACTCCTCGCTGATCTATTTCCTGGGCCTGTTGGTGACCCAGCGGGAACTGTTCGCCGTGGGCCGGGATCTCAACGCCCAGACCGGGAACCTGTCGCCGCTCGTGGCCGCCGGCCTGTTCTACCTGGCGCTCACGATCCCGTTGACGCACCTGGTGAACTACATCGACCGGCGGCTGCGGACCGGACGCGCCGACACCTCGGGCACCCTCGACGACCTCGATCAGGCCATCGTGGTGGAGAGGGGCTGA
- a CDS encoding amino acid ABC transporter ATP-binding protein produces MGDIVTESVSLTGTGLHLAFGTSKVLRGVDLHVDAGKTVTVIGPSGSGKSTLLRVLNRLHEPNAGDILLDGRSVLADNPDHLRQRIGMVFQHFNLFPHKTVADNIALGPRKLKKLSRDAARQLALEQLELVGLANKADSRPGNLSGGQQQRVAIARALAMKPQVMFFDEATSALDPELVKGVLALMADLSTTGMTMVVVTHEMGFARSVSDTVMFMDRGVVVESGVPDQMFDKPATPRLQAFLSEVL; encoded by the coding sequence ATGGGCGACATCGTGACCGAGTCGGTGTCCCTCACCGGGACCGGGCTGCACCTGGCGTTCGGCACCAGCAAGGTGCTGCGCGGGGTGGACCTGCACGTCGACGCCGGCAAGACCGTGACCGTGATCGGGCCGTCGGGGTCGGGCAAGTCGACCCTGCTGCGGGTCCTCAACCGGCTGCACGAACCGAACGCGGGCGACATTCTGCTGGACGGACGTTCGGTGCTGGCCGACAATCCGGATCATCTGCGCCAGCGGATCGGGATGGTGTTCCAGCACTTCAACCTGTTCCCGCACAAGACCGTTGCCGACAACATCGCCCTCGGACCCCGCAAGCTGAAGAAGCTGTCGAGGGACGCGGCGCGACAACTGGCGCTCGAACAGCTCGAGTTGGTGGGCCTGGCCAACAAGGCCGATTCCCGGCCCGGAAACTTGTCCGGCGGCCAGCAGCAACGCGTCGCGATCGCCCGGGCCCTCGCGATGAAGCCCCAGGTGATGTTCTTCGACGAGGCCACCTCGGCGCTCGATCCCGAACTGGTCAAGGGTGTGCTGGCGTTGATGGCCGACCTCTCGACCACCGGCATGACCATGGTGGTGGTGACACACGAGATGGGGTTCGCGCGGTCGGTGTCGGACACGGTGATGTTCATGGATCGGGGCGTCGTCGTCGAATCCGGCGTGCCCGACCAAATGTTCGACAAGCCCGCGACTCCCCGTCTGCAGGCATTCCTGTCCGAGGTTCTCTGA
- a CDS encoding PhoX family protein, with protein sequence MSLKPLALFVKHDGMSSRASITCQYKCGNACAHDVPNDSPGEYFGDIVRGAVTRRGVLRGGAAAVLAVGAGSVLAACSDGTATAAPGSLDTGSLGSGSASGSAAAGTNFTPVAPNKLDALTVPTGYEQSVVIRWGDPLFADAPAFDFDNQTAASAEKQFGFNNDFAGLLPIEGRPHAYLLVVNHEYSTEPFMFRGYDKENPTAEQVRIGWANHGLSVVEVQGEAGSGRLTPKFGSYNRRITALTEFTVTGPAAGSALLKTSADPTGTLVKGTLNNCSGGLTPWGTVLSGEENFNQYFAGAARVTDPTAAAHLKRYGVEGDASERKWERVDPRFDVVAEPNEVHRFGWVVEVNPWDASSTPVKHTALGRFKHEAATIHVTSDGTVVAYSGDDERFDYMYKFVSSRKMQPGNSQAAMRHNMTLLDAGTLYVAKLTGDAPDAIDGSGTLPPSGVFAGKGEWIPLLRTGDDGRGESLVAGMSADEVAVFTRLAGDKVGATKMDRPEDFEPNPKTGKVYVALTNNTKRGEEGKAPADTANPRNNNKNGQVLEIDDQHAGTSFTWNLLLVCGDPATADTYFGGFDKSQVSPISCPDNLAFDPHGNLWISTDGNALKSNDGLFSVVLEGDRRGETKQFLTVPIGAETCGPIVDEKRVVVCVQHPGETDGASIESPSSHWPDGGTAQPRPSVVAVWKSGGGRIGL encoded by the coding sequence GTGAGCCTCAAACCCCTCGCACTGTTCGTCAAGCACGACGGCATGTCCTCACGTGCGTCGATCACCTGCCAGTACAAGTGCGGAAATGCCTGTGCGCACGACGTTCCCAACGATTCGCCCGGTGAGTACTTCGGCGACATCGTGCGCGGCGCGGTCACCCGCCGCGGAGTTCTGCGGGGTGGCGCGGCGGCCGTCCTCGCGGTCGGCGCCGGCAGCGTGCTCGCTGCGTGCTCCGACGGCACCGCGACCGCCGCCCCCGGTTCGCTCGACACCGGGTCGCTCGGATCCGGTTCCGCGTCCGGCTCCGCCGCCGCCGGCACGAACTTCACGCCGGTCGCGCCCAACAAGCTGGACGCCCTCACGGTCCCGACCGGGTACGAGCAGTCCGTCGTGATCCGTTGGGGCGATCCGCTGTTCGCCGACGCGCCCGCGTTCGACTTCGACAACCAGACCGCCGCCTCCGCCGAGAAGCAGTTCGGTTTCAACAACGACTTCGCGGGCCTGCTGCCGATCGAGGGCCGCCCGCACGCGTACCTGCTGGTGGTCAACCACGAGTACTCCACCGAGCCGTTCATGTTCCGCGGCTACGACAAGGAGAACCCCACCGCCGAGCAGGTGCGGATCGGCTGGGCCAATCACGGCCTGTCCGTCGTCGAGGTGCAGGGTGAGGCCGGATCCGGCCGTCTCACACCGAAGTTCGGCTCGTACAACCGACGGATCACCGCCCTCACCGAGTTCACCGTGACCGGGCCTGCCGCGGGCAGCGCGCTGCTGAAGACGTCCGCGGACCCCACCGGCACCCTGGTGAAGGGCACGCTCAACAACTGCTCCGGTGGCCTCACCCCTTGGGGCACTGTGCTTTCCGGCGAGGAGAACTTCAACCAGTACTTCGCGGGAGCGGCCCGGGTGACCGACCCGACGGCCGCGGCGCACCTCAAGCGCTACGGCGTCGAGGGCGACGCGTCCGAGCGCAAGTGGGAGCGCGTCGACCCGCGCTTCGACGTGGTGGCCGAGCCCAACGAGGTGCACCGCTTCGGCTGGGTGGTCGAGGTGAACCCGTGGGATGCGTCGTCGACCCCGGTCAAGCACACCGCGCTGGGCCGGTTCAAGCACGAGGCCGCGACCATCCACGTCACCTCCGACGGCACCGTCGTCGCGTACAGCGGCGACGACGAGCGGTTCGACTACATGTACAAGTTCGTCTCGTCCCGCAAGATGCAGCCCGGCAACAGCCAGGCCGCGATGCGCCACAACATGACCCTGCTCGACGCCGGAACGCTGTACGTCGCGAAGCTCACCGGCGACGCGCCCGACGCGATCGACGGCTCGGGCACGCTGCCGCCGTCCGGTGTGTTCGCCGGTAAGGGGGAGTGGATTCCGCTGCTGCGCACCGGCGACGACGGCCGTGGCGAGTCGCTCGTCGCCGGCATGAGCGCCGACGAGGTGGCCGTGTTCACCCGCCTCGCGGGCGACAAGGTGGGCGCCACCAAGATGGACCGTCCCGAGGACTTCGAGCCCAACCCCAAGACCGGCAAGGTCTACGTGGCCCTCACCAACAACACCAAGCGCGGCGAGGAAGGCAAGGCGCCCGCCGACACCGCGAACCCGCGCAACAACAACAAGAACGGCCAGGTCCTCGAGATCGACGACCAGCACGCCGGCACGTCGTTCACGTGGAATCTGCTGCTGGTGTGCGGCGATCCCGCGACCGCCGACACGTACTTCGGTGGCTTCGACAAGTCGCAGGTGAGCCCCATCTCGTGCCCGGACAACCTCGCGTTCGACCCGCACGGCAACCTGTGGATCTCCACCGACGGCAACGCCCTCAAGTCCAACGACGGCCTGTTCTCGGTCGTCCTGGAGGGGGACCGCCGCGGCGAGACGAAGCAGTTCCTCACGGTGCCGATCGGCGCCGAGACGTGCGGCCCGATCGTCGACGAGAAGCGCGTCGTCGTGTGCGTGCAGCACCCCGGTGAGACCGACGGCGCCAGCATCGAGTCACCGTCGTCGCACTGGCCCGACGGCGGCACCGCGCAGCCGCGGCCGTCCGTGGTGGCGGTCTGGAAGTCCGGTGGCGGACGGATCGGCCTCTAG